From Planococcus halocryophilus, the proteins below share one genomic window:
- a CDS encoding neutral zinc metallopeptidase — translation MDWKGRKASRNVEDRRGKGGAIVAGGGIGGLLIVLLVAFLGGDPGVIMDQLGGSTGTTSNQPYEATPEEEELAEFVSVVLADTEEVWTEVFAEEGMEYVEPTLVLYTGSVESACGTAGASVGPFYCPGDYKLYIDLSFYNELQTQFQAPGDFAMAYVVAHEVGHHVQNLLGVMEEVQPLRNQLSEEEYNKVQVRLELQADYLSGVWAHHAQGMGYLEEGDLQEALTAASAVGDDTIQQRSRGYVVPESFTHGSSEQRQRWFKKGFQSGNLKDGDTFNATDL, via the coding sequence ATGGATTGGAAAGGCAGAAAAGCCAGCAGAAATGTTGAAGACCGAAGAGGTAAAGGTGGAGCGATTGTGGCCGGAGGTGGCATCGGAGGCCTTTTGATCGTCCTACTAGTCGCGTTTTTAGGAGGCGATCCGGGTGTTATCATGGATCAATTAGGTGGATCGACTGGAACCACGTCCAATCAGCCTTACGAAGCAACGCCTGAAGAAGAAGAGCTGGCTGAATTTGTCTCGGTCGTTCTTGCAGATACGGAAGAAGTATGGACAGAAGTTTTTGCAGAAGAAGGCATGGAGTACGTAGAACCGACACTCGTCCTGTATACAGGCAGTGTTGAATCGGCTTGTGGAACAGCGGGAGCATCGGTTGGGCCGTTTTATTGTCCGGGCGATTATAAACTTTATATCGACTTAAGTTTTTACAATGAATTACAAACGCAATTCCAAGCGCCAGGCGATTTCGCGATGGCTTATGTCGTAGCACATGAAGTCGGTCACCATGTTCAAAATTTACTTGGAGTGATGGAAGAAGTGCAACCACTGCGCAATCAATTAAGCGAAGAAGAATACAATAAAGTGCAGGTTCGCTTAGAACTTCAAGCGGATTATTTATCAGGCGTGTGGGCACATCATGCGCAAGGCATGGGATATCTAGAAGAAGGTGACTTGCAAGAAGCGTTAACGGCTGCAAGTGCTGTAGGAGACGATACCATTCAACAACGTTCGCGTGGATACGTCGTTCCTGAAAGTTTTACTCATGGTAGTTCAGAACAACGCCAGCGCTGGTTTAAAAAAGGGTTTCAATCTGGTAATTTAAAAGATGGCGATACGTTCAATGCGACTGATTTGTGA
- a CDS encoding class I SAM-dependent methyltransferase produces the protein MNDPAYDSQLNIVTVGHQQGFNDSLHHNRYEPTPYDLLDTLFEHYPVIPEDQLVDVGCGKGRLNFYVHHFLGAKSAGIEMNPVFYAEALENKKRYLEQHKDAESSISFYNCLAQDYQVADQDNKFYFFNPFSVEVFIAFLNQVMRSAEKTPRTVDVVLFFGSQEYGDYLEMSTAFQLVKEIPLPDFHKDPRERFLIYRLPKMD, from the coding sequence ATGAACGATCCTGCATATGACAGTCAACTAAACATCGTAACTGTGGGGCACCAACAAGGATTCAACGATTCTTTGCACCACAATCGTTACGAGCCAACTCCATATGATTTACTAGATACCTTGTTCGAGCATTATCCTGTGATTCCGGAAGATCAACTTGTAGATGTTGGGTGTGGCAAGGGACGCTTAAATTTTTATGTTCATCATTTCTTAGGTGCGAAAAGTGCTGGGATTGAGATGAATCCCGTATTTTACGCTGAAGCCCTCGAAAATAAAAAACGTTATCTTGAACAGCATAAAGATGCTGAGTCGAGCATTAGCTTCTATAATTGTTTGGCGCAAGACTATCAAGTCGCAGACCAAGACAATAAATTTTATTTTTTTAATCCTTTTTCAGTAGAGGTGTTTATCGCTTTTCTCAATCAAGTTATGCGCTCGGCTGAAAAAACTCCGCGAACAGTTGATGTGGTTTTATTTTTCGGCTCACAAGAGTATGGCGATTACTTGGAAATGAGCACGGCTTTTCAATTAGTAAAAGAAATTCCATTGCCTGATTTTCATAAAGATCCGCGTGAACGATTTTTAATTTACCGGCTTCCTAAAATGGATTAA
- the dapA gene encoding 4-hydroxy-tetrahydrodipicolinate synthase: MNFGQIITAMVTPFDQQGEIDFPATKKLIEHLIANGSDGLVVAGTTGESPTLSTEEKVELFQFTVNTVAGRIPVIAGTGSNNTRASISLTQQAEEVGVDGVMLVTPYYNKPSQEGMFQHFQAIADSTSLPVMLYNIPGRSVVNLSPETIIRLSQISNIVSVKEASGDLDAAAEIIENTPDSFTVYSGDDSLTLPMLSIGGTGIVSVSAHIIGNDMQDMITSFKTGDVKTAAAIHRRLVPTMKALFAAPNPTPVKAALNITGVQVGGVRLPMIPLTEEETFTLRESLPDLHSEAVTN, encoded by the coding sequence ATGAATTTCGGCCAAATTATCACAGCAATGGTAACACCGTTCGACCAACAAGGAGAAATCGATTTTCCAGCAACCAAAAAACTAATCGAGCATTTGATCGCAAACGGCTCTGACGGACTTGTCGTCGCAGGTACGACAGGTGAATCACCTACCTTATCAACTGAGGAGAAAGTAGAGTTATTCCAATTTACCGTAAACACAGTCGCTGGTCGAATTCCGGTTATTGCAGGAACTGGATCAAATAATACGCGTGCTTCTATTTCATTGACGCAACAGGCAGAAGAAGTCGGTGTTGATGGAGTCATGCTTGTTACGCCATATTACAATAAACCTTCACAAGAAGGCATGTTCCAACATTTCCAAGCTATTGCCGATTCTACGAGTTTACCCGTTATGCTTTATAACATTCCTGGTCGTAGCGTGGTCAATTTGTCTCCTGAGACAATCATTCGCTTATCTCAAATCAGCAATATTGTTTCTGTCAAAGAAGCTAGTGGCGACTTGGACGCAGCTGCAGAAATTATCGAAAATACGCCAGACTCATTTACTGTTTACAGCGGTGATGACAGCCTAACGTTGCCAATGCTATCAATTGGTGGCACTGGAATTGTTTCGGTTTCTGCACACATTATCGGTAATGATATGCAAGATATGATTACGAGCTTTAAAACAGGTGATGTAAAAACAGCGGCAGCTATTCATAGACGTTTAGTGCCAACGATGAAAGCATTGTTTGCTGCGCCAAATCCGACGCCAGTTAAAGCCGCTCTTAACATCACTGGCGTTCAAGTAGGTGGTGTTCGATTGCCGATGATTCCATTAACAGAAGAAGAAACATTTACGTTACGTGAATCTTTACCGGATTTGCATTCAGAAGCTGTAACAAACTAA
- a CDS encoding GGDEF domain-containing protein — protein sequence MHQEVLGRVGVKTMEQQLDRAPCGYLVLDRDLRIVEINNTLRNLTGVENPHHIHDLLTIASRMYFQTYFTPSIKMHGTVNEMFLTLKSTTGSMPALMNAVDRGGYYECAMIQMSVRGEYEKELLMAKRNAEKINRETADAYDKLQALMNEVENKQQELLALNLELQQLAITDSLTGLKNRRYLEERLTHFLVQAEKGREVAVLVLDIDYFKRVNDTHGHQIGDAVLQELARRLEEVVGSNGIVTRFGGEEFVIIMPDVGAKEGLAKGNAICKYMESVDWINVPVTVSIGVAVYMPGDEISSWLSRADSYLYKAKADGRNCAYGLI from the coding sequence ATAGTTGAAATCAATAACACCTTGCGGAACTTAACAGGTGTAGAAAATCCTCACCATATTCATGATTTACTGACAATCGCTTCACGGATGTATTTTCAAACCTACTTTACTCCTTCTATTAAAATGCACGGTACTGTAAACGAAATGTTTTTAACATTAAAAAGTACAACAGGTTCTATGCCAGCGTTAATGAACGCAGTAGACCGGGGCGGGTATTACGAATGCGCTATGATTCAGATGAGTGTGCGCGGGGAGTATGAAAAGGAATTACTGATGGCCAAGCGCAATGCCGAAAAAATTAATCGTGAAACGGCTGACGCATACGACAAATTACAAGCTTTAATGAATGAAGTTGAAAATAAACAGCAAGAGTTGCTCGCTTTAAATTTAGAGCTTCAACAACTAGCTATTACAGATTCACTAACTGGTTTAAAAAATCGTCGCTATCTTGAAGAACGGCTAACACATTTTTTAGTGCAGGCGGAAAAAGGGCGCGAAGTCGCTGTTTTGGTTTTAGATATCGATTATTTCAAACGTGTCAATGATACGCATGGTCATCAAATAGGGGATGCCGTATTACAAGAGTTAGCGAGACGTTTGGAAGAAGTCGTCGGATCAAATGGCATTGTGACACGTTTTGGTGGAGAAGAGTTCGTGATTATTATGCCTGACGTTGGGGCTAAAGAAGGTTTAGCTAAAGGCAATGCCATATGCAAATATATGGAGTCTGTTGACTGGATAAATGTACCTGTTACTGTCAGTATTGGCGTCGCGGTATATATGCCTGGCGATGAAATAAGCAGCTGGCTGTCACGGGCAGACAGCTACCTCTATAAAGCAAAAGCTGACGGCAGAAACTGTGCTTACGGACTAATATAA